From the Dethiosulfovibrio russensis genome, the window TGAGTACCCTCGATAGAGGGATAGAGGGAATGTCTAAAGGGGAGAAACTGGTGGTTATCGACCATCACGGCGATAACGCCAGATTTGGGGATATCAACTTGATAGAGGACGTCTCCTCGGTCGGGGAGATGATCTACTGTTTGGCAGGGGATATGAACGTGGCGATCTCGGCCGATATGGCAGAGGCCATATACGTGGCGATAGCTACCGATACAGGTGGAATGACCTTTTCCAACACCGGTGGGAAGACCTTGAGAATCGTGGCTGACCTGCTTGATTGTGGTTTACCCCTTCAGCGCGTCGTAGAGATGCTTTATCATAACGACACAGTTGAAAGACTTCATCTTTGGGGACGGGCATACGAACGTGTGGTTCGACTAGATGGCCTGTGTTATTCGTGGTTGTACGATGTGGACTTCGAGGAGACCCATACCGATCAAGACGATACGGAATCGTTGGTCAACTCTCTGATGAAAATCAAGGATACCAAGGTCGCTGTATTGTTCGTTGAAAACGATAAAGATGTGAAGGTAAGTCTTCGCTCCGACGGCAGTTTGTCCGTCAGAGAGATAGCCCATTTATGGAACGGCGGAGGACATCCATGTGCCTCCGGATGCCGATTGACAGGTCCCATGGACGAGGTGATCGCCCGTGTCCTCGACTCGATTTACAAACGGTAGAGACGGCTTTTTGATAATAGATAAACCCGAGGGAGTCAGAAGCACCGCCTGTGTCTCCGCGGTAAAGAGGACTTTGGGCAGAGGGGTAAAGGTGGGTCATGCCGGTACTCTGGATTCTACGGCCCAGGGACTTCTGATCGTTCTGGTAGGTAAGGCCACCCGGCTATGCCGTTACGTTATGGATCTGCCCAAAAACTATCTGGGAATCGTCAAGTTCGGAGTGAAGACCTCCACCGACGATGGTACCGGCGATATCCTGAGCTCTATAGATGATGAAATATCTATAGAGCGGGATCTGGTGGAGTCTTTAGTCCCCTCCTTTTTGGGAATAAGGATGCAGCGTCCTCCCTCCATATCGGCCTTGAAGGTCGATGGTCGGAGAGCTCACGTCGTATCCAGATCGGAGAAGTTGATGGAGCTACCGTCTAGACCGGTCTTTATCACTTCCGTAAACGTGCAGAGGATTTCTACCGATAGAGGAGAGGCCGCCATAGGAGTGGTCTG encodes:
- the truB gene encoding tRNA pseudouridine(55) synthase TruB, which translates into the protein MIIDKPEGVRSTACVSAVKRTLGRGVKVGHAGTLDSTAQGLLIVLVGKATRLCRYVMDLPKNYLGIVKFGVKTSTDDGTGDILSSIDDEISIERDLVESLVPSFLGIRMQRPPSISALKVDGRRAHVVSRSEKLMELPSRPVFITSVNVQRISTDRGEAAIGVVCHKGTYIRSIARDMGDMSGYGAHLSSLRRISTGPFDVSDGVPFSEGMDCLDKEVLSQSLLPVDFISRAYRSYEITRHEDLGALKNGLSLPLYTLKPIKNHKAWCCSRAVVTGKGLLSVCRFRFEDDRCYLVPETNLLMESLS
- a CDS encoding DHH family phosphoesterase, whose amino-acid sequence is MENENKARLISTLKDSGSWILISHVKPDGDTLGSASALFKIGLSLGKDVRWYGKDPFPERYRFLFASDRYESVQSMPDIPENSVVVALDVSTLDRGIEGMSKGEKLVVIDHHGDNARFGDINLIEDVSSVGEMIYCLAGDMNVAISADMAEAIYVAIATDTGGMTFSNTGGKTLRIVADLLDCGLPLQRVVEMLYHNDTVERLHLWGRAYERVVRLDGLCYSWLYDVDFEETHTDQDDTESLVNSLMKIKDTKVAVLFVENDKDVKVSLRSDGSLSVREIAHLWNGGGHPCASGCRLTGPMDEVIARVLDSIYKR